The Methanomethylovorans hollandica DSM 15978 genome includes a region encoding these proteins:
- a CDS encoding PIN domain-containing protein: MSVYSKEESTGESIECFYLFMDTNLFYSETVTYDIFELKLMTDLLAIRDNFNKIFEGYRTIKILIPKLVLDEIYSIKTNIIRYEFNNFIKKIKKINEKTLIASLNHIYNNIYSNLESSGNSFISRNKIEIIPYCDNTYFPTIIEKSITKSLPFKPYFDQRKNRDVGDNGFKDTVIWYSIMDYVKKKCTENTNHIFFLTDNEKDFKSDSTLLEFRQNTGIDIEIIKFKNENPNVNDSEFSPFLNVVLDKSHIPIPVKLEHVDVSYLIINNKVDITSIIVEPLHINIKSAVNFEQKTDSWEENKPLLNEKIENTLSNFRFDVSDLKFKYQIPEIVHVDFDLVQEIRDLVITSISLIYNDGFRKMIFCSIIVDHNEEEYYGSREFEEANDPFVNKALDLVSAYLEDNGYGSAPRELINLEYFDASEIF; encoded by the coding sequence ATGTCTGTCTATTCAAAAGAAGAATCAACGGGCGAATCCATAGAATGTTTTTATTTATTTATGGATACTAATTTATTTTATAGTGAAACGGTTACTTATGACATATTTGAACTAAAATTAATGACAGATCTTTTGGCAATAAGAGACAACTTTAATAAAATATTCGAAGGATATAGGACGATAAAAATCCTTATTCCTAAACTGGTTCTTGATGAAATATATTCGATTAAAACGAATATAATTCGATATGAATTTAACAATTTTATTAAAAAAATTAAAAAAATAAATGAAAAAACACTTATAGCTTCATTAAATCACATTTATAACAATATTTATTCTAATCTTGAATCTTCAGGGAATTCTTTTATTTCACGTAATAAAATTGAGATTATACCTTATTGTGACAATACTTATTTTCCCACCATTATTGAAAAATCAATAACCAAAAGCTTGCCATTTAAGCCATATTTTGATCAAAGAAAGAATCGTGATGTTGGTGATAATGGCTTTAAAGATACGGTAATATGGTACTCAATAATGGATTATGTGAAGAAAAAATGCACAGAGAATACCAACCATATTTTTTTTCTAACGGATAATGAAAAAGATTTCAAGTCGGATTCGACTTTATTAGAATTTAGGCAAAATACAGGAATAGATATTGAAATAATAAAATTTAAAAATGAGAACCCAAATGTTAACGATAGTGAATTCAGTCCTTTTTTAAATGTAGTTCTAGACAAATCACACATCCCAATTCCAGTAAAGTTAGAGCATGTTGATGTTTCTTATTTGATTATTAATAATAAGGTTGACATCACTTCAATTATTGTCGAGCCACTCCACATTAACATTAAGTCTGCAGTCAACTTTGAACAAAAGACAGATTCATGGGAAGAAAACAAGCCTCTATTAAATGAGAAAATAGAGAATACATTATCTAATTTCCGATTTGACGTTTCTGATTTGAAATTTAAGTATCAAATTCCAGAAATAGTACATGTTGATTTTGATTTAGTTCAGGAAATACGTGATTTAGTTATCACTAGTATATCCCTTATTTATAATGATGGTTTTCGAAAAATGATATTCTGTTCGATTATAGTAGATCACAACGAAGAAGAGTATTATGGATCCCGTGAGTTTGAAGAAGCTAACGACCCATTTGTAAATAAAGCTTTGGACTTAGTCAGCGCTTATTTGGAGGACAATGGATATGGCAGCGCTCCAAGAGAATTAATTAATTTAGAATACTTTGACGCTAGTGAGATTTTCTGA
- a CDS encoding Fic family protein: protein MNERAGKFVLTPEGYRSFIPKELPPEPPIQYDDELHLLLSKADRNLARLDGITSVLPNPDLFIAMYVKKEALLSSQIEGTQASLEGVLEFEADLIPKEDISEIKEVVNYIKALNYGIERLVETSMSLDLIKEIHRILLEGTRGNGLNSGNFKVLQNYIGTPGASIREAIFVPPAPAITVPAMHALERFLNEKNNIPPLIKIGMIHAQFETIHPFLDGNGRIGRLIITFYLIWKGILSKPLLYLSFYLKNNRSEYYDLLMKVRTEGAWEDWLKFFLKGVSAISQEAVNTVREIIKLKDDMTNKVYENSISSIHAIRLINLLFDSPLISSKGIADRLNISSVTANSLVTRFEEIGILIEVTGKKRYKMYLFKDYVDIISRGTNII from the coding sequence ATGAATGAAAGAGCCGGGAAATTTGTATTAACGCCTGAAGGTTACAGATCCTTCATACCTAAAGAGTTGCCACCAGAGCCTCCTATCCAATATGATGATGAACTACATTTGTTGCTTTCAAAGGCCGACAGGAATCTTGCCAGGCTGGATGGGATCACTTCTGTTCTACCAAACCCGGACCTTTTCATTGCAATGTACGTTAAGAAAGAAGCTCTTCTGAGTTCGCAGATCGAAGGCACACAGGCATCCCTTGAAGGAGTTCTGGAATTTGAAGCGGACCTTATACCAAAAGAAGATATCAGTGAAATAAAGGAAGTTGTAAATTACATCAAAGCCCTCAATTATGGAATTGAAAGACTGGTAGAAACCTCAATGTCCCTGGACCTCATAAAAGAGATCCATAGGATCCTGCTGGAGGGAACAAGAGGTAATGGGCTGAATTCCGGGAATTTCAAAGTTCTTCAGAACTATATAGGCACCCCAGGCGCTTCAATAAGAGAAGCGATCTTTGTACCACCTGCACCGGCTATAACCGTACCTGCAATGCATGCATTGGAAAGGTTCCTGAACGAAAAGAACAACATTCCGCCGCTTATCAAGATCGGAATGATACATGCCCAGTTTGAAACCATTCATCCCTTCCTGGATGGCAATGGCAGGATCGGACGGCTTATCATCACTTTCTATCTTATCTGGAAAGGAATACTGTCAAAGCCACTTCTGTACCTGAGCTTTTACCTGAAGAACAATAGAAGCGAATATTATGACCTGCTTATGAAAGTACGCACGGAAGGCGCATGGGAAGACTGGCTCAAGTTCTTCCTCAAAGGTGTTAGTGCAATTTCCCAGGAAGCAGTTAACACTGTACGGGAAATCATAAAATTAAAGGACGATATGACTAATAAGGTCTATGAGAACTCAATATCAAGCATCCATGCTATCCGATTGATAAACCTGTTGTTCGACAGTCCCCTTATCAGCAGCAAGGGCATTGCTGATAGGTTAAACATATCTTCCGTCACTGCAAATAGCCTTGTGACCAGATTTGAGGAAATAGGTATTCTAATCGAGGTCACTGGTAAAAAAAGATATAAGATGTATCTTTTCAAGGACTACGTTGACATAATAAGCAGAGGTACGAATATCATTTAG
- a CDS encoding RNA-guided pseudouridylation complex pseudouridine synthase subunit Cbf5, which produces MKAPDPSYFLDSDHIELIHKNKSSTDVIYGCSPYMRSIDKHLLMGVVNLNKPSGPTSHEVTAWVKSILEIEKAGHSGSLDPGVTGLLPLMLGKATKTVSALRLSGKEYICLMRLHDTLPEKVVKKVCAEFNGPIYQMPPVISAVKRSIRVRNIYYLDVLEIDGPMVLMKVGCEAGTYIRKLCHDIGLALGCGANMQQLIRTRTGPFTGDTAVTLQELKDAFVLWKEGCSEDELRRVVRPMEEGLAHLPRIIVRDSAVDALCHGASLAVPGIVSLDPGIKHEQQVCIFTLKGEAVAIATAKMDTAGIMDASNGLAAYTERVIMDVDVYPKCWHRRNAEVV; this is translated from the coding sequence TTGAAAGCTCCTGATCCTTCTTATTTTTTGGATAGCGATCATATCGAACTTATCCATAAGAATAAATCATCTACTGATGTTATTTATGGTTGTTCTCCTTATATGCGGTCCATAGACAAACATCTACTTATGGGTGTGGTCAACCTGAATAAACCAAGTGGTCCTACCAGTCATGAGGTCACTGCATGGGTCAAATCCATTCTTGAAATCGAGAAAGCTGGTCATTCCGGTTCTTTGGATCCCGGTGTAACTGGTTTACTTCCTCTAATGCTAGGTAAAGCCACTAAGACCGTTTCTGCACTTCGTCTTTCAGGAAAGGAATACATATGTCTCATGCGGTTGCATGATACACTTCCAGAAAAGGTTGTGAAGAAGGTCTGTGCTGAGTTCAATGGTCCTATTTATCAGATGCCTCCAGTGATATCAGCAGTAAAAAGGTCCATACGTGTAAGAAATATTTATTATCTTGATGTGCTTGAGATAGATGGCCCAATGGTTTTAATGAAAGTTGGGTGCGAAGCTGGTACTTATATCAGAAAGCTCTGTCACGATATTGGTCTGGCCTTAGGCTGTGGAGCAAATATGCAACAGCTCATTAGAACACGCACAGGACCTTTTACTGGGGACACCGCGGTAACATTGCAGGAATTGAAAGATGCTTTTGTTCTGTGGAAAGAAGGATGTTCTGAGGATGAACTGCGCAGGGTAGTAAGGCCTATGGAAGAAGGTTTAGCACACCTCCCACGGATTATAGTCCGCGACAGTGCTGTGGATGCTCTCTGCCACGGTGCTTCTCTTGCGGTGCCTGGAATAGTAAGTCTTGATCCTGGAATAAAGCATGAGCAGCAGGTATGTATCTTTACTTTGAAAGGTGAAGCAGTAGCAATAGCTACGGCAAAGATGGACACTGCCGGTATCATGGATGCCAGCAATGGATTGGCCGCATATACCGAAAGAGTAATAATGGATGTAGATGTTTACCCTAAATGCTGGCACAGGCGAAATGCCGAGGTAGTCTAG
- the cmk gene encoding (d)CMP kinase encodes MLITISGLPGSGTTTVSSLLAKSYGMELISAGEVFRTLAKERGLTLAEFGELAEKDDSIDVQIDKRQQEIAATRNNIILEGRLAGHMAPHALKVWIKAHIEVRVQRIVGRENTSFQQAFEETLEREASEASRYREIHGIDINDLSVYDIVIDSHRWDQFQIAHILSACIDTLINKGGERTVESS; translated from the coding sequence ATGCTTATAACTATTAGTGGGCTTCCTGGTAGTGGAACAACCACAGTTTCCAGTTTGCTTGCTAAAAGCTATGGTATGGAACTAATCTCCGCAGGTGAAGTGTTCCGCACCCTTGCAAAAGAGAGGGGTTTGACACTTGCTGAGTTTGGTGAATTGGCAGAAAAGGATGATTCAATAGATGTCCAGATAGACAAACGCCAGCAGGAAATAGCAGCTACCCGAAATAATATTATACTGGAAGGCAGACTCGCCGGACATATGGCTCCTCATGCACTAAAAGTGTGGATAAAAGCACACATAGAGGTTCGTGTGCAGAGGATCGTTGGCCGTGAAAATACCTCTTTTCAGCAAGCCTTTGAAGAAACTCTCGAAAGGGAAGCATCAGAAGCTTCAAGGTATCGTGAGATTCACGGTATTGATATAAATGATCTATCAGTTTATGATATTGTGATAGACTCGCACAGATGGGATCAATTCCAGATAGCTCATATACTTTCTGCATGCATCGATACTCTTATCAATAAAGGGGGAGAACGGACAGTTGAAAGCTCCTGA
- a CDS encoding DUF106 domain-containing protein: MATTGFKKKVDHMLLALGLSLMIGIMVLGQDFRDALGTAVGFFMDPLISLVGESNFHLILFIMAAITALYASLIQKYTINWELMRNSQETMRVYQKEYREAQIANNTALMKKLEEQRTKMMSDQMEMSKQQFKPMAYISIISLPLFMWAYHFISGHAGASLNFPFWGHQVLTDTAFGPIQYWIFWYFITSLAVSQLIRKALDVGGI; the protein is encoded by the coding sequence GTGGCAACCACCGGATTCAAGAAAAAGGTCGATCATATGCTGTTGGCCCTGGGTTTATCCCTTATGATCGGAATAATGGTATTAGGCCAGGATTTCAGGGATGCTTTGGGCACAGCAGTGGGCTTTTTTATGGACCCACTCATTAGTTTGGTAGGAGAATCAAACTTCCATCTGATTCTCTTCATAATGGCTGCTATTACAGCTCTTTATGCTTCTCTTATTCAGAAGTATACCATTAATTGGGAACTGATGCGTAATTCTCAGGAAACAATGCGTGTTTATCAGAAAGAGTACAGGGAAGCTCAGATCGCAAACAACACAGCTTTAATGAAAAAGCTCGAGGAGCAGAGAACAAAGATGATGTCTGATCAGATGGAGATGTCCAAACAGCAATTCAAGCCCATGGCATATATCAGTATCATCTCACTGCCATTGTTCATGTGGGCATATCATTTTATTTCAGGGCATGCAGGTGCCTCTCTGAATTTTCCTTTTTGGGGACATCAGGTACTTACTGATACAGCATTTGGTCCAATTCAATACTGGATCTTCTGGTATTTCATTACGTCCCTTGCTGTGAGTCAGTTGATCAGGAAAGCATTGGATGTTGGTGGAATATAA
- a CDS encoding adenylate kinase — protein MNIVLFGPPGAGKGTQAKELAKHYNIPHISTGDILRANVREGTKLGMQAKEFMDKGELVPDEVLIGIIRDRVKESDCKDGYMLDGYPRTIPQAEALKDILEKINKPLDVVLNIDVPDDDLIGRLSGRRMCSCGDSYHLMFNLPLKEGTCDSCGGKLYQRDDDKEEVVRQRLEVYAAKTKPLINYYEDIGLLVNIDGTGSVEDVFKQICDVLDSYKK, from the coding sequence ATGAATATAGTGTTATTTGGACCGCCTGGTGCCGGTAAAGGCACTCAGGCCAAAGAACTGGCTAAGCATTATAATATACCTCATATTTCCACGGGTGATATTTTACGTGCCAATGTGAGGGAAGGTACAAAACTTGGAATGCAAGCTAAAGAATTTATGGATAAAGGAGAGCTTGTGCCAGACGAAGTGCTGATAGGAATTATCAGGGATCGAGTTAAAGAGTCAGACTGTAAGGATGGCTACATGCTGGATGGTTATCCCCGTACTATTCCTCAGGCAGAAGCCCTTAAAGATATTCTCGAGAAGATCAACAAGCCTCTTGATGTGGTTCTAAATATTGATGTTCCTGATGACGATTTGATCGGCAGACTTAGTGGACGCAGGATGTGTTCATGTGGAGACAGTTATCATTTGATGTTCAATCTTCCTTTAAAGGAAGGAACATGTGATTCATGTGGCGGTAAACTATATCAGCGTGATGATGATAAGGAAGAGGTAGTTCGTCAGCGGCTTGAGGTATATGCAGCTAAGACAAAGCCACTGATAAATTATTATGAGGACATAGGTCTCCTTGTGAACATCGATGGTACTGGTTCAGTAGAAGATGTTTTTAAACAAATATGTGATGTACTTGATTCATATAAGAAATAA
- the secY gene encoding preprotein translocase subunit SecY, whose protein sequence is MSFKESLDPIFKRLPAVASPEGHVHFKKKLMWTLGVLVLYFALANVPLFGLSADSIDLFEQYRAFFAGASNSLILLGIGPIVTASIVLQLLVGADVIKMDLSNPSDQAFFQGAQKFMVFVMIVLEALPQILGGYIQPDLNLASSLGVSGTFITILIFIQICIGGILILFMDEVVSKWGIGSGVGLFIVAGVSQQIVTGLFNWQADSSGIPIGFLPKWVYIIQNEELLTLFTTGQGLLYVLVSGGILALVSTILIFLLVVFVESTRIEIPLAHSAVRGARGKFPVKLIYASVLPMILVRALQANIQLIGLLLSGRGITIFGEYVGSQPINGIMYYLAPINSPYDWIPSLVRDSFSGMGAPVPALWQIGLHVFFDALMLIGGGIIFALFWIETTGMGAKQTAQKVFNSGMQIPGFRRNVGSIEKVMLRYIPKVTVIGGAFIGLLTLVASLLGTLGGAGGTGLLLAVSIVYRLYEDIASEQMMEMHPMIRSFFGQD, encoded by the coding sequence ATGAGTTTCAAGGAGAGTTTAGACCCCATATTTAAAAGATTACCTGCAGTTGCCAGTCCAGAAGGCCACGTACATTTCAAGAAAAAGCTTATGTGGACATTGGGCGTGCTTGTGCTATATTTTGCACTTGCAAATGTGCCTTTATTTGGGTTATCTGCAGATTCGATTGACTTATTTGAACAATATCGTGCCTTCTTTGCCGGGGCATCGAATTCATTGATCCTGCTTGGTATAGGTCCTATCGTAACAGCATCAATTGTGCTCCAGCTGCTTGTTGGTGCAGATGTGATAAAAATGGATCTTTCCAATCCTTCTGATCAGGCTTTTTTCCAGGGTGCACAGAAATTCATGGTATTTGTGATGATCGTACTGGAAGCTTTGCCTCAGATCCTGGGTGGATACATCCAGCCGGATCTAAATCTTGCTTCTTCCCTGGGTGTCAGTGGAACCTTCATTACTATTCTTATATTTATTCAGATATGTATCGGCGGTATCCTTATACTGTTCATGGACGAAGTGGTGTCCAAATGGGGTATTGGTTCTGGTGTCGGTCTTTTCATCGTGGCGGGTGTATCTCAGCAAATAGTTACTGGCCTGTTTAACTGGCAAGCCGATTCTTCTGGTATTCCAATAGGTTTCCTCCCAAAATGGGTATACATTATTCAGAATGAGGAACTGCTCACATTGTTCACAACAGGGCAGGGTCTACTGTATGTACTTGTAAGCGGTGGAATATTGGCCCTTGTTAGTACTATTCTCATATTCTTGCTGGTCGTTTTTGTTGAAAGTACACGAATCGAGATCCCCCTCGCTCATAGTGCTGTAAGGGGAGCAAGAGGCAAGTTCCCTGTGAAACTGATATATGCATCAGTTCTTCCTATGATACTTGTGCGTGCTCTTCAGGCTAACATTCAGCTGATAGGTCTTCTATTGAGTGGAAGAGGGATCACGATATTCGGAGAATATGTAGGTTCACAACCAATAAACGGTATCATGTATTACCTTGCGCCTATAAACAGTCCGTATGACTGGATCCCATCCCTTGTCAGGGACTCTTTCTCAGGCATGGGAGCTCCTGTACCAGCCTTATGGCAGATCGGGCTGCATGTCTTTTTCGATGCTTTGATGCTCATTGGAGGTGGGATCATCTTTGCTCTGTTCTGGATAGAAACGACAGGCATGGGTGCAAAGCAGACCGCTCAGAAGGTCTTCAATTCCGGTATGCAGATCCCCGGTTTCAGACGTAATGTAGGCAGCATTGAAAAGGTCATGCTCCGTTACATTCCAAAAGTGACAGTCATAGGTGGTGCATTTATTGGTTTGCTCACACTTGTGGCAAGTCTGCTCGGTACTCTTGGAGGGGCAGGAGGGACTGGTCTTTTGCTTGCTGTAAGTATTGTGTATCGTCTGTATGAGGATATAGCATCGGAACAGATGATGGAGATGCATCCGATGATAAGATCTTTCTTCGGACAAGATTAA